One segment of Ziziphus jujuba cultivar Dongzao chromosome 12, ASM3175591v1 DNA contains the following:
- the LOC107428424 gene encoding stemmadenine O-acetyltransferase yields the protein MKNIDIQVISKQSIKPSASTPDHLRHYHLSFLDQIEPTIFIPMIFFYPKQADHIILTKKQLVDRIKNSLSESLTLFYPLAGRVKNKLYVECNDEGACYFEAEAKCKLSDILQNPNPHDMNHLLPFELDDVNGLPLIVQVTFFECEGITLGVGINHEVADGFSFIKFLNTWSALSRGETDFRPPIFGTAKLFPPRDMSGFTLNFGIVKDNILAKRFVFDAAKIAALRNRYAEDKDTDNYQKRPTRVEALSAFIWNRFMVSTQPKETRSNKIYTILHAVNIRSRMEPVLAENYFGNIYSIAVSVPSMENEDGFEEILKPVKDSINNINPEFVKALQQTDGGHLDFLKQRSTQISKGEVISFRFTSLCRFPVYEADFGWGNPVFAGSARWTFKNLVVFIDTKVGDGIEAWINLKEEDMAKFEVDEELLEFVSPTLNANKNLIN from the coding sequence ATGAAGAATATTGATATCCAAGTGATCTCCAAGCAGAGCATCAAACCCTCTGCGTCAACCCCAGACCATCTCCGCCATTACCACCTCTCTTTTCTTGATCAAATTGAACCTACGATTTTCATACCTATGATCTTCTTCTACCCTAAACAAGCTGATCATATCATTCTCACTAAAAAACAACTTGTGGACAGGATTAAGAATTCTTTATCCGAGTCCTTAACCTTATTCTATCCTCTTGCTGGACGAGTCAAGAACAAGCTCTACGTCGAATGCAACGACGAAGGCGCTTGCTACTTTGAAGCCGAAGCCAAATGCAAACTTTCTGATATTCTTCAGAATCCAAACCCTCACGACATGAACCATCTTCTTCCATTCGAGCTGGATGACGTTAATGGCTTGCCATTGATCGTCCAAGTCACTTTCTTTGAATGCGAAGGAATTACCCTCGGTGTTGGCATCAACCATGAAGTTGCAGATGGTTTCTCGTTCATCAAGTTCCTTAACACCTGGTCTGCTCTCTCCCGTGGAGAAACTGATTTCAGACCTCCAATTTTCGGAACTGCCAAGCTCTTCCCTCCGAGAGACATGTCAGGTTTCACATTGAATTTCGGGATCGTAAAGGACAATATTCTAGCCAAAAGGTTCGTCTTCGATGCGGCAAAAATAGCAGCTCTCAGAAACAGATACGCAGAAGACAAAGATACCGATAATTATCAGAAACGTCCAACTCGTGTTGAGGCATTATCTGCTTTCATCTGGAACCGCTTCATGGTTTCCACACAACCAAAAGAAACCAGATCAAACAAAATCTACACAATATTACATGCTGTGAATATTCGTTCAAGAATGGAACCGGTTCTTGCTGAGAATTATTTCGGAAACATATACAGCATAGCGGTCTCGGTTCCATCGATGGAAAACGAAGATGGGTTTGAAGAAATTTTGAAGCCGGTGAAGGATTCTATAAACAACATCAATCCTGAGTTTGTGAAGGCATTGCAACAGACAGATGGTGGGCATTTGGATTTTCTGAAACAACGCTCTACGCAGATCAGTAAAGGGGAGGTGATTTCTTTCAGATTCACGAGTCTTTGCAGGTTCCCTGTTTATGAGGCTGATTTCGGGTGGGGAAATCCGGTTTTTGCAGGATCGGCCCGGTGGACATTTAAGAATCTTGTTGTCTTTATTGATACTAAGGTAGGAGATGGAATTGAAGCTTGGATTAATTTGAAGGAGGAAGATATGGCTAAGTTTGAAGTGGATGAAGAGCTTCTGGAGTTTGTTTCCCCGACCCTGAAcgccaacaaaaatttaattaattaa